CCCCCTTCGTTGACCACCGTCATCGGCGTCCACCCCTTGGGCCCTGCCGAGAGGGCGTCGGCCAGCCAGTCTTGGGCGAACGCCTTCCGGTCGGCTGACAAGGGCCACGCCACCCCCCGCGACGCCGCGGCGGCCCGGAACTCGTCCCACCGCCGCAGCCACACCGTGTGCGGCGCCAGCCGGGCGGTCTTGACCCGCCAGGTCAGTCCGGCGTCTTGTGCCACCGCCTCGGCGGCCAGCCGCCAGTCTCGCTCTACGGCCAGCATCGTGTCGAAGTCCAGGTAGTGGGCGTCGGGGCCGTCATAAATCCACGTCTTCTTCGCCGCCGCCTTTACCGCCAGCCGGTCCAGGGCATGCAAGATATGAGGGCCGGCGGCCCCATAGTAACCGTTGAGAAACTCTGCGGTCAGGGCGCGGTCGTCTTGGCCCGGGTCATCCATGAGTCGGGCCAGCACCCAAGCCCGCATCTCGGTCATCTCCGACCCGCTGGACTGGTAGGCCCCTTCCTCGAAGACGCCCTTGACCCCGTGGCTGGCGAAGAACCTCAGGTTCGGCCCCATGACGCGGTAGTTGGGGAACGGCTGGACGTAGTGGGCGAAGTTGGTGACGTAGTCCCACACGTAGAGCCGGTCTGTCAACCGGTTCCACCCCCTCAGGTCGGCGGCAAACTCCTTGTTCGAGGGTCCGTCCAGGGGCCGGCCAAAGTCACATTCGATGCTGCACAACCGGACGATCACATTGGGCCGGGGCCGCACCGACCGCGGCGGCTTGCGCGAGTACTGATAGGCCAAGGTGTCAATGGCGACCTTGGGGAACTCGGACCTGATGTGGTCGGCGACATAGTTGGCCAGCTCGACCATTGTCCCGGCGTGGCTGCCCTCACGGTCGTCCACCGCCTTGCAGGCAGGACACTCGCACGGGTTGAAGCAGTCGTTCTGGCTGACGCTGACAATGTTGACGGACGGGTCGCGGCGGCAGATATCCTTGACCCGTTCCACGATGATGTCCCGCACCGCCTGGTTCGTCGTGCACAGTTGCGCGTTCTCCGCGGTCCGCTTGCCCTTGACGAGGCTGAAGTACTCGGGGTGGGTCGCGAAGTACTTCTCCGGCGGCACCAGGCCGTAGAAGGTGTGGACGAACCCGCCATAGACCGTCTTGCCGCCTCGGCTGGCGTCCAAGCCCCCGCCCATGCCGTTGGCAAAGTTGTGCCATTGCCAGTCCCCGTCCATGAACCCGTACCAGTAGGGGTCGCGGTATTCAAACGCTGGTTTGTGGCGGTCGTCTTGCTTGGGGACGGCCAGTCGTGGGTTCTTCGGGACGGTGGTCGCCCACGGCGTCCAGTAGCGGACTCCGGCATGCCTTTGTAGGAACCGAGAGACCGCGTAGAGCGTGCCCCGGGGCCGGCCTCCGGTGAGGAGGAGCCGGCTTCCCCGACGCGTCATCAGCGACTCTTCGTCGCCAAGCCGCTCATAGTGGGCAGACGGAAAGTACCGGTCGACCAGCTTCCCCCTGCCGACGACGACGCATGAATCGGGGAGGGTCTTGGTCGCCTGGGTGACTTTCGAGGGCGCACCGGTGACCTTGGCCAGAGTCGTCGCCAACTCCTGCGCCGCCCTCGCTTCGGCCGGAGTCGCGTCCGGCGAGGTCACGACGGTCTGCCATGTCTTGTCCACCCGGGGCGCCAGAGCCGTCGCGACAAGGATGGTGAACATGGCTGGATTATGTCGGGACCACCTTAGGGGCGCAGAATCTCTAAGAGTTCCCGGTCGACCAGGTACCCGTCCACGGTCTCGTAGTGCGCCCCGGGCCGGCCGTGCTCCACGATCCCAAACGCGCCCTCGAACCCCCAGAGAGACCAACCCCAACCATACTCCCGCCACAAACCGACGAGGTCGGTGAACCACCGGACGGCGACGTCGTTGGGTGTCTGGTTGAAGCAGCCGAACTCACCGATGTGGACGGGCCTCCCCATCGCGGCGACCTGGCGCCAAGGGGCATAGAACTCATGGAGGGCCGCCCTGTCCCACGGGTGCCCCCACCAGTCGCCACCGGGATACACCGCGTCATGACCCTTCCAACCCTCCCACCAGGTCGCGCCTTGGTGGCTGACCGGCATGGGTTGGTAGCCCCGCCCCGAGTGGACGACGTCGAGGTCCGCTAGTTCCGGCATCGCGACGTGCCCCCCTTCCAGGCCGTCGATGACGATGGTCCGTCCGGGGTCGACCGCCCGTATCGCCGCCACCACGCGGCGCACCAACGCTTCGTGCACGTCCCGGGTCATGCCGTACTGCCCGATGTCGGGTGGTTCGTTGACCAGGTCGAAGCTAAGGACGTCGCCCGGCACACCCTTGTACCGGCGGGCGAAGGTCTCCCACTGAAAGACAAACCCGTCCTGAGCCTCCCGGTCGGTCCACAGGTTATGCCGCTCGATATCAGGCCGGTTGATGCAGTACCCCGGTGCGCGGTGCATGTTAAGGCTGAAGTGCAACCCCCGCTCCCGGCAAACGGCGAGGTAGCCGTCGATCGCGGCCAAGACTCCCTCGTCCATGGCCTCGTAGTCCCCACCGACCGTCCAAAACCGGTAGTCGCACGCCAGGCGCACGAAGTCGAACCCGTTTCGTGCCATGAAGTCGAGGGCCCGCAGGTCGGGCGAAGCGGGTCTGGCTCCCGGCTCCCACGAGAAGACCCACTGAAAGTTGAAGCCGGTCCAAGGCATGGGTCAGTTTAGACAAGGTGACGACTTGGCAATCCGGCACCGGAGGCCGTATAGTGTCCGCGTGGACCCTCGCCTCTTGATCGCTGTGGCCGGCGGCGTCTTCGCCATCGCCTGCACAAACTCCGCACCCGCCACGACTTCTGAGGCCGCGCCGTCGGCCGAGCCTGTCCCGATCCTCAGCGGGATCCCCGCGCAGCGGCGTTCCGTCAACGTGACCCAGCTCTACAACGACAACTGTGCCAAGTGCCACGGGACCAAGGCGGAAGGCGGCTCGGCCAAGTCCCTTGTCAACATTGACAAGTTCGACCAGAAGTGGGACGTCCCCTTCTTCAACACGATCAAGAAGGGCAACCCCGACTGGGGGATGGACGAGTTCGGCGCGACCCACAGCGACGAAGAGGTCTGGGCTCTGGTCGTGCATATCCGTGAACTGCAAAACAAGGGCCTCCGCGACGGAGGATGGCGTCCCAAGGAGTCCGGCGGCGTTTTCACATCCAAGTACGGGAAGTACAAGGTCGACACCGTCGTCGACCGGGGCCAGCGCCTGCGGTTGCCGTGGTGCCTGGAGTTCCTTCCCGACGGCCGCATGCTGGTGTCGGAGAGGTCGGGCCGCCTCATGGTGTTGAAGAACGGCGGGGTCGTGGGCGAGGTCACCGGGCTGCCTCCGAGCAGGGAGCTGGGCCAAGGCGGTCTGATGGACGTCGTCTTGCACCCCGACTACGCCAAGAACGGCTGGGTCTACATTGCCGTGGCCGACCCCAAGAAAGACGGCGGGAACGCCGCGCTGACCAAGATCGTGCGGGGCAAGATCACCTGGAACGGCGCAAGTGGACGGTGGGGCTCGCAGCAGACCATCTTTGAGGCACCGCAACGGTTTTACACCGGCGCAGGCATCCACTTCGGCGGCAAGATCGCCTTTGACGGCAAGGGTCACGTGTACTTCAGCGTCGGCGAACGCGGGGGCAACATGTCGTCGCACAAACTCGACGTACCCTGGGGCAAGGTGTACCGCCTGAACGACGACGGCTCCGTGCCCAAGGACAACCCGTTCCCCAACAGCCCGTTCCCGGGGACATGGACATGGGGACACCGCAACCCGCAAGGGTTGGTCGTCCGCGCCAACGGCGAGGTCTGGGACACCGAACACGCCCCGCGCGGCGGCGACGAACTGAACCACCTCCAGAAGGGGGGTGACTACGGTTGGCCGGTCGTGTGCTTCGGGATCAACTACAACGACTCGCCCTTCGTGGTGCCCTGGCCGACCGCCGACCAAAAGATCACCATGCCGGCCCTCCGCTGGATGCCGAGCATCGCGGCCAGCGGCCTCAGCGAAGGCAACGGCAAGATGTTCCCCAAGTGGAAGGGCGACCTTTTCGCCGGCGGTCTGGCGGGCCAGACCGTCCGTCGGCTTCGCGTGGACGGCGGCAAGCTCGTTGAGGAGGAAGAACTCCTCTACGGCCGCGGCCGTGTCCGCGACGTGCGGACCGGGCCGGACGGCGGCATCTACGTCGTCCTCAACGATCCGGACATCATCGTGCGGTTGTCGGCGACCAACTGAAGCGCATCCTCAGCCGGGCCGTTCGCGCGGCCCGGCCCCTCGGCCGCCGGTATCCTCACGGCCTCAGATGGTCAGGCACCATGTCGGCGGCAACCGGTGGGAGGGCGTGGACGTCCACCCCTATAAGGAGGACGGCGGGACGCACTTCAAGTCCATCACGCGCCAGACCTTGTTCTCCGGAGCCCACGACCTGGGAGTGGAACTGCGGTACTTCGAGATCCAGCCGGACGGCCATTCGACACTGGAGCGCCACGAACACGCCCATCTCGTCATGGTCCATGAGGGCAACGGCCACGTGCTGGTCGGCGACACGGTGACGCCCGTCGGCCCAGGCGACGTCGTCCACGTTCCACCGATGACGTACCACCAGTTCCGCGCCACCCAAGGGTGCGTGATGGGTTTCCTTTGCGTGGTCAGCGCGGAGCGCGACAAGCCGCGCCGACCCACCGCCGAAGAGGTCGCCGGGCTCCCCGAGGCGGTACGGCAGTTTGTGCGGACTTGAACCATGAAGAGACCCAGGGAGTTCGGGTTCGAAACCCGCATGCTGCACGCCGGCCAGGTGCCCGACCCCCATGTCGGGGCGCGGGCGGTGCCGATCTACCAGACCACCAGCTACGTCTTTGAGAGCGCCGACGAGGCCGCCCACCTCTTTGAACTCAAGCAGTACGGCAACATCTACACCCGCATCAACAACCCGACCACCGCGGTCTTTGAGGAACGCATGGCGTCGCTCGAAGGCGGCACCGGGGCAGTGGCCTTGGCCAGCGGCATGGCCGCGCAGTTTGCCACGGTGATGACTCTCTGCCAGCCCGGCGACGAGGTCGTCGCGTCCTCCCACCTCTATGGCGGCAGCCTGACGATGCTCACCCACACCCTGGGAAAGCTGTCTGTGCAAACCAAGTTTGTCGACCCCGACGACCTCGACGCCTGGGCCGAAGCCACGACGCCCCAGACACGGCTCTATTTTGTCGAGACGATTGGCAACCCAGTCGGGTCAATTCCCGATTTTCAACCTCTTGGTGAACTGGCTAAATCCAAGAGGGTGCCGCTTGTCGTCGACAACACCTTTGCGACGCCGTACCTGTTCCGCCCTATCGAGTGGGGCGCCGACATCGTGGTGCATTCGGCCACCAAGTTCGTCGGCGGCCACGGCACCAGCATCGGCGGTGTCGTCGTCGACTCGGGCGACTTTGACTTCTCCCGGTTCCCCAGCGTGGCCGGCCCGTCGGCCAGCTACCACGGGCTCCAGTTTGCCGACACATTCGGCCACTACGGCTTTCTCATGAAGCTGCGCGCCGAGACATTGCGCGACACGGGGGCATGCATCTCGCCGACCAACGCGTTCATGCTCCTCCAGGGCGTCGAGACATTGAGCGTCCGCATGGACCGCCACGTCGCCAACGCCAGGGCCGTCGCCGAATACTTGGAATCACACCAAAAGGTTGAGAGAGTCCATTACGCTGGGCTCCCCTCCCATCCGCACCACGCCCGCGCCAAGAAGTATCTGCCGTTGGGCCCCGGTGCCGTCCTGTCATTCGAGCTTCGTCCGACCGGAGGGGACGTCCGTATGGCGGGCAAGAGCCTGATCGAGTCCCTCAACCTTTTCAGCCACTTGGCCAACGTGGGCGACGCCAAGAGCCTGGTCATCCACCCCGCCAGCACGACCCACCAGCAACTGAACGATGACGAACTCGCCGCCTGCGGCATTACCGCCGGGACGATTCGCCTGAGCGTCGGTTTGGAGACGACGGACGACCTGTTGTGGGACCTTGAACAGGCGCTGGCGG
This is a stretch of genomic DNA from Fimbriimonadaceae bacterium. It encodes these proteins:
- a CDS encoding DUF4838 domain-containing protein, coding for MFTILVATALAPRVDKTWQTVVTSPDATPAEARAAQELATTLAKVTGAPSKVTQATKTLPDSCVVVGRGKLVDRYFPSAHYERLGDEESLMTRRGSRLLLTGGRPRGTLYAVSRFLQRHAGVRYWTPWATTVPKNPRLAVPKQDDRHKPAFEYRDPYWYGFMDGDWQWHNFANGMGGGLDASRGGKTVYGGFVHTFYGLVPPEKYFATHPEYFSLVKGKRTAENAQLCTTNQAVRDIIVERVKDICRRDPSVNIVSVSQNDCFNPCECPACKAVDDREGSHAGTMVELANYVADHIRSEFPKVAIDTLAYQYSRKPPRSVRPRPNVIVRLCSIECDFGRPLDGPSNKEFAADLRGWNRLTDRLYVWDYVTNFAHYVQPFPNYRVMGPNLRFFASHGVKGVFEEGAYQSSGSEMTEMRAWVLARLMDDPGQDDRALTAEFLNGYYGAAGPHILHALDRLAVKAAAKKTWIYDGPDAHYLDFDTMLAVERDWRLAAEAVAQDAGLTWRVKTARLAPHTVWLRRWDEFRAAAASRGVAWPLSADRKAFAQDWLADALSAGPKGWTPMTVVNEGGKSPQQFVAEVGG
- a CDS encoding cellulase family glycosylhydrolase; translated protein: MPWTGFNFQWVFSWEPGARPASPDLRALDFMARNGFDFVRLACDYRFWTVGGDYEAMDEGVLAAIDGYLAVCRERGLHFSLNMHRAPGYCINRPDIERHNLWTDREAQDGFVFQWETFARRYKGVPGDVLSFDLVNEPPDIGQYGMTRDVHEALVRRVVAAIRAVDPGRTIVIDGLEGGHVAMPELADLDVVHSGRGYQPMPVSHQGATWWEGWKGHDAVYPGGDWWGHPWDRAALHEFYAPWRQVAAMGRPVHIGEFGCFNQTPNDVAVRWFTDLVGLWREYGWGWSLWGFEGAFGIVEHGRPGAHYETVDGYLVDRELLEILRP
- a CDS encoding PQQ-dependent sugar dehydrogenase — encoded protein: MDPRLLIAVAGGVFAIACTNSAPATTSEAAPSAEPVPILSGIPAQRRSVNVTQLYNDNCAKCHGTKAEGGSAKSLVNIDKFDQKWDVPFFNTIKKGNPDWGMDEFGATHSDEEVWALVVHIRELQNKGLRDGGWRPKESGGVFTSKYGKYKVDTVVDRGQRLRLPWCLEFLPDGRMLVSERSGRLMVLKNGGVVGEVTGLPPSRELGQGGLMDVVLHPDYAKNGWVYIAVADPKKDGGNAALTKIVRGKITWNGASGRWGSQQTIFEAPQRFYTGAGIHFGGKIAFDGKGHVYFSVGERGGNMSSHKLDVPWGKVYRLNDDGSVPKDNPFPNSPFPGTWTWGHRNPQGLVVRANGEVWDTEHAPRGGDELNHLQKGGDYGWPVVCFGINYNDSPFVVPWPTADQKITMPALRWMPSIAASGLSEGNGKMFPKWKGDLFAGGLAGQTVRRLRVDGGKLVEEEELLYGRGRVRDVRTGPDGGIYVVLNDPDIIVRLSATN
- a CDS encoding cupin domain-containing protein gives rise to the protein MVRHHVGGNRWEGVDVHPYKEDGGTHFKSITRQTLFSGAHDLGVELRYFEIQPDGHSTLERHEHAHLVMVHEGNGHVLVGDTVTPVGPGDVVHVPPMTYHQFRATQGCVMGFLCVVSAERDKPRRPTAEEVAGLPEAVRQFVRT
- a CDS encoding O-acetylhomoserine aminocarboxypropyltransferase/cysteine synthase, translated to MLHAGQVPDPHVGARAVPIYQTTSYVFESADEAAHLFELKQYGNIYTRINNPTTAVFEERMASLEGGTGAVALASGMAAQFATVMTLCQPGDEVVASSHLYGGSLTMLTHTLGKLSVQTKFVDPDDLDAWAEATTPQTRLYFVETIGNPVGSIPDFQPLGELAKSKRVPLVVDNTFATPYLFRPIEWGADIVVHSATKFVGGHGTSIGGVVVDSGDFDFSRFPSVAGPSASYHGLQFADTFGHYGFLMKLRAETLRDTGACISPTNAFMLLQGVETLSVRMDRHVANARAVAEYLESHQKVERVHYAGLPSHPHHARAKKYLPLGPGAVLSFELRPTGGDVRMAGKSLIESLNLFSHLANVGDAKSLVIHPASTTHQQLNDDELAACGITAGTIRLSVGLETTDDLLWDLEQALAAI